The following DNA comes from Meles meles chromosome 8, mMelMel3.1 paternal haplotype, whole genome shotgun sequence.
ttcattgatctctgctacTCCTCTGTCATTACCCCAAAAATGCTGGTGAACTTTGTATCAGAGAAGAATATTATCTCCTTTGTGGCATGCATGACtcagctttatttcttccttatttttgcaaTTGCAGAAGGCTACCTTCTGACTGCCATGGCATATGACCGTTATGTAGCCATCTGTAGCCCACTGCTTTACAATATTATCATGTCCCATAAGATCTGCTCTATAATGATGGCTGTGGTATATTCACTGGGGTTGTTCGGGGCTACAGTCCATACTACCCGCATGTTagtgttgtccttctgtgggTCTCATGTAGTCAGTCATTATTTTTGTGATATTCTCCCCTTGTTGACTCTCTCTTGCTCCAGCACCCACATCAATGAGATACTGTTGTTTATTATTGGAGGGGTTAATACCTTAGCGCCTACACTGGCTATACTCATCTCTTATGCTTTCATTCTTTTGAGTATTCTCCATATTCGCTCTGCTGAGGGACAGTCCAAAGCCTTTGGTACTTGTAGCTCCCATCTCATAGCTGTGGGTATCTTTTTTGGGTCTATCACATTCATGTATTTCAAACCCCCTTCTAGCAATACTATGGAACAGGAGAAGGTGTCCTCAGTGTTCTACACCACAGTGATCCCCATGCTGAATCCCATGATCTACAGCCTGAGGAACAAGGATGTGAAGAATGCACTGAGAAAGTTGGTGGAGGGAAGGTAGTCATGCTGACAAAGGGCATTctcagagggagcaagagaaaaatgaaccaGATGAAATGTTGTCATAGgctccatgtaatttttttctctcttccagagATAAAATTCACCATTATTTATAAAACATGCATTCTATATTTGAGAATGATTGAGACATTTTTAGAGATTACCAAACAATAGAATTTTCTGATAGTCAGTCTTtggaaattttatgtttattagaGGAACAAATGTTggcagaagagggagaaccaATCAACATAAAGAGAATATCTGAggatattaattattaatattaagttAAATATCAATTTTGAAAGTGCTTAATAACTAGAGAAATCTTATGTTTATTAGAGGAACAAATGTTggcagaagagggagaaccaATCAACATAAAGAGAATATCTGAggatattaattattaat
Coding sequences within:
- the LOC123949343 gene encoding olfactory receptor 8D2 encodes the protein MDTSNHSSMTEFILEGLTKRPELQLPLFLLFLGVYVVTVVGNLSMIFLIAISSQLHSPMYYFLSHLSFIDLCYSSVITPKMLVNFVSEKNIISFVACMTQLYFFLIFAIAEGYLLTAMAYDRYVAICSPLLYNIIMSHKICSIMMAVVYSLGLFGATVHTTRMLVLSFCGSHVVSHYFCDILPLLTLSCSSTHINEILLFIIGGVNTLAPTLAILISYAFILLSILHIRSAEGQSKAFGTCSSHLIAVGIFFGSITFMYFKPPSSNTMEQEKVSSVFYTTVIPMLNPMIYSLRNKDVKNALRKLVEGR